The Nostoc sp. PCC 7524 nucleotide sequence TAAAGAACCCATTTAGCCCTACATTAATAGCAACGTTTGCACCAAGTTGTAATAGTTCATAGCTTGCAGATGTCAACGTAAAGGTATTGACTCCATCTATCAAAGAGCTAGTGTCATCTCCAGGCATAACTACACCGTTGGCGGGCAGGTTGCCAAAGTCAAACAATGGCACGGTAGTAGATAAACTAGGATTAAAAATGATTTCGTCAGCGATGTTGGCTGAGTTGAAAGCTGTAAAACTTCCTGTCTGGCTACTAAGAATAATTGGTGTAATTGGCTGAGGGGAGAATTTTAATGAATCTTGTGTGAATTCAACTAGGCTAGACGCTCCTGCGGGAACACTAAAACCACCATTAAAATGAAAACTACCTGTAAGTGCTGCTGCTTTGGCAGAACTTGCAGATACCATAAATCCGATAGCAGCCAACGGTAATAATGCTAGAGTCGCAATAGATCCTTTTAAAACTTTGAACTGAGAAACAACCATCTTAGACTCCTATACCAATGTCGGATCACTAAGTCATTTTTTTGGTGTTCAGTAAATGCTTAAATGCTGGCTTTACTATACGTTTCTTACTTTACTGATAGAAAAACCTAAAGTACATTTACGTATAGTTAATATGTCCTTAATACTGTAAATTAGGTTCACATAAAAAAATAAAGATCAGCAATCCTCCCATTGATAGAGATAAGGAGTATTGCTATTAAGTTG carries:
- a CDS encoding PEP-CTERM sorting domain-containing protein (PEP-CTERM proteins occur, often in large numbers, in the proteomes of bacteria that also encode an exosortase, a predicted intramembrane cysteine proteinase. The presence of a PEP-CTERM domain at a protein's C-terminus predicts cleavage within the sorting domain, followed by covalent anchoring to some some component of the (usually Gram-negative) cell surface. Many PEP-CTERM proteins exhibit an unusual sequence composition that includes large numbers of potential glycosylation sites. Expression of one such protein has been shown restore the ability of a bacterium to form floc, a type of biofilm.), which codes for MVVSQFKVLKGSIATLALLPLAAIGFMVSASSAKAAALTGSFHFNGGFSVPAGASSLVEFTQDSLKFSPQPITPIILSSQTGSFTAFNSANIADEIIFNPSLSTTVPLFDFGNLPANGVVMPGDDTSSLIDGVNTFTLTSASYELLQLGANVAINVGLNGFFTSSTGEETQGSGIFTFQALNTTVDDLNTLLTSGASTGYLSFSGGVFTTTVPEPATLTGLGLVGAAIGISRRRRNKKLAAHRYSR